In the Treponema maltophilum ATCC 51939 genome, TACAACCGCCCGGAGAAATCGGATACCCAGTTTACGTGGAAGGATTTTCAGGAAAAGGTAAACAGCGAACTGGTCGGCAATTTGGCCAATTTGGTAAATCGCACAACCACCTTTATCGCGCGTTATTACGGCGGAAAAATTCCCGAAGGCAAAAAAGATTCGGCACTGTGGGCACAAGTGCTCGAAGCCGAAAAGCGCATTACCGAATTATACGAATGGGCCGATTTAAAAGATGCCTTCCGTGAGGTTTTTGCGCTTGCGTCCGTTGCAAATAAAGCGTTTCAGGACGGAGAGCCGTGGAAAGCGCGTACGGACAACCCCGAAAAAGCCGCCTCTCTTTTAAGAGATTTGTGCTATATCATAAAAGACTTGATGATTTTGCTGTATCCGGTTATGCCGCAGTATGCCGAACGCGTACTCGGCTTTTTCGGGAAAACGGGGCGTACCCATACCGCGGGAAAAGATCCGGTACCGAACGCGCTTTTGTGGGACGATTTGGGCAAAACCGAGGGCATAAGCGAGGTCGTACATACCGAAATCATCTTTACGCCGCTCGATGACAAGCAAACCGAAAATTACCGCACGCGTTATTCGGGTACGCAAGCCGAACGCGCCGGAAAAGGCGGTGCGGCTTCACAGTCCGCGGCGGGTGCAGCAAAAGGCTCCGCTGCCGCTGAAACGGCGCAAAAGCAGGCAAAAAGCGCTCCGAAACAACCGGAACCGGTAAAAGATCCGGCCGCGCACTTTAACCGCTTTATCGCGCTTAAAACGGCAAAAATAATTAAAGCCGAAAAGCACCCCGAAGCGGACAAGCTTTACATAGAAACCCTTGACGACGGAAGCGGTACCGAGCGCGTAATCCTTTCGGGACTTGTGCCGTATTTCAGCGCCGAAGAATTAACAGGGCGCGATATTATCATCGCCGATAATCTTAAACCGCGTAAAATGCGCGGTATAGAAAGCCGCGGTATGCTTTTGGCTGCCGACTACACCGATTCTTCCGGAAAAGAATGCGTTGAGATTTTAGGCTGTCCCGGCGCGGCACCCGGTACGCCCGTGGTTCTTGAAGGAAGCGATCCCGCATCGGAAAAGCCTGCCGAAATCGATGCCGATACTTTTTTTGCCTGTCCGATTAACGTAGCGGATAATTGCGTAACCGTAGGCGGCGTACCCCTCGTTGCCGCAGGCAAAAAAATTACAACCGTTTATACCGTAAACGGCGAAGTACACTGAGGCCGCCTTGCTTTCCGTTCAAGCGCGCCTTTTAACAAATGATAAACTTTCCGCCGCATGCGGTACAGCGCCTGTCGACGCAGCGTATGACGCCGGTGCGTTGTATGCCGACGGTCGGTACGGGCAGTCCTTTTTACAGTCCGCCTTTTGGGCCGATTTTAAAGCGCTGCACGGCTGGAAGCCGCTTCGTTTTGAGCTTACCGTGTGCTCGGATGCCCCGTCTGTGCGTGCGGCACTGGCTGCTGCGGCGGACAAGACTCAAAGCGCGTCTTTCGAGCTTTCCGTTTTACTGCGCAGCTTTAAACGTTTTTTTTCGATCGCCTATATTCCCCTGGGACCCGGCGCTTCTTTACTTGAACTTCCGCAGGATGAACTGCAATCCTTTTGGATACGCACCGCCGAAGCCGTAAAGCCTTTTTTGCCGAAAAACACCCTGTGTTTGCGCTTCGATCCGCCCCTCGATTTTCACTCGCTTGACGAACGAGATGCCTTTGTGCGCTTGATTTCAAAACCGCTCGTAAAATCGCTTGCGGACATACAGCCGCCGGACACGACCGTACTCGATTTGACTTTAAGTGAAGACGAACTTTCGGCAAACATGAAGCCGAAATGGCGCTATAATATCCGCTTGGCCGAAAAAAAAGGCGTTTCGGTAAAAGCCTGCGGCGAAGACGGTATCGATATTTTTTACGCTTTATATGAACAAACGGCAAAGCGCGACGGAATCGCTTTGCACGCAAAAGACTATTACCGCAGTTTGCTCCGCCTTGCGAAGAGTGAAGGTGCGCGCTCCGCCTGCACCTGTACGCTCTACATCGCCGAGCATGAAGGAGAGGCTCTTGCCGCCGTCATCGTGCTGTTTTGGGGAAAAGAAGCCGTGTATTTATACGGCGCTTCGTCGAACAACAAACGCAATTTTATGAGCGCCTACCTTTTGCAGTGGACGGCCATCCGCGACGCAAAAAAAGCGCTCTGCACAAGTTACGATTTTTACGGCATGCCGCCGACGGACGACGAAAATCATCCCATGCACGGCTTATACCGATTTAAAACGGGTTTCGGCGGAAAAATCATACACCGTCCCGGCAGCATCGATTTCCCGCTTTCAAAGCTCTATGCTCCGTTTTCGTTTGCCGAAAAGCTGCGCCTTTTTTATTATAAAAAAATAAAAAAACTGTTTCGGCGCTGACTTAAACAATCCATTGATTCGCCGCCCAAAAGCGACAAAAAAAAGGGGATGGCTCAAAAGTTTGTTACTTTTTCTCCATCCCCGACGAGTTTAAAATTAAGTTTTACGGCTTTTCAGTAATCCCGATTATACACGGTGCCGTTCGCAACCTCTTTCGGCAAATCGCTTGAAGTGAGGGTAAGAGTGTCGCCGCTTAGTTTGTATTTGATTTTCCACACGGCGTTTACGGCTTCGCGCGTTTCCCGTTTTGTGCCGTTCGTCCAGGTTTCGGTTTCCTTACTCCGTACGGTAAACGTTATTTCGGAATCGGTTGCGGTCCATGTGCCCTTCCATTCGATTTCGGACGTAAAGCCTTGCTTCCACGTGATTTCCATCGTACCGTCGCGATCGAATTCCGCTTTGACTATTTTATCGTTTTCGCGGAGAATCCAATCTCCCAAAACCGAATTCTCGGCTGGAACGTAATTGCGGTCCGTATGTGCCGGCCTTTCGGCGAACTTATCGCTGTGCATATGTTTTTTCGAATTCGACTTGGGCGAATCGGCAAATGCCGAACAAACCAGCAGCAGTGCGGCGGTACTCAGCGCCGCCGTCTTTTTTACAACATTCTTCATGTGTTGCTCCTTAAAGGTATAATATTCGATACAAACATACACCGCATCTTTGTTTGCATCATGAGCGGCGCATTATAAAAAGATTAAAAATTTTTAATGTAAAAATTCAACACAAAACAATAAAAATATCGTATGATGTGCGTATGAAAAAAAACAGACCGGCGCTCTCTTTTTACCGCAGCGCGCCGTTTTTTATTTTTTTGTTTTTCTCTTCAGCCCTTTTTGCGCAAAATGCAAAAAGCATGCAGCATGCGCACCCGTACCGCGGTACGCGTACCGGCAATACCGACGCCTTATTTTATGTTACGAAAATCGAAAGCGAAAAAGAAGAAAACGCTTATATTGAAATCGAAATCAAATTCAATATTCCCGCAGATCCGCGGACATTGCAAAAGCATTCGATTTTTATAAATGAAAAACCGCTGTCACAGGATTCCCGCATTTTTTTTAACAAAGCGGGAAATAAAATAAAAATATTTATTCGGGCGGACAAAGACAACAGAATCGGTATGCCGCTGCAAATCGATTTGCCGGATGCAAAAAGTTTTAATAATATTCCGATTTATCGTTCCCGATTTACCGATATGAAAATCGGCACTGAATACGGTTTTGTATTTTCGGACGAATATATACGCTTTGAGGATGACTGAGTATGCGCGTACTTATTGTGGAAGACGATTCGGGCATTGCGGATTTTTTGCAGCTTGAACTTGAGCATGAAGGTTTTGAGGTTTTGCACGCCGAAGACGGAAGAAAGGCATTGGAACTCTTTGAAAGCGGCTCGCCGGATATAATCCTTCTCGACATTATGCTTCCAAAACTGAACGGACTTGAAGTACTCCGCCGCATCAGAAAAACCTCGCGAGTGCCCGTGATTATGCTCACCGCACGCGGCGATACGCTCGACAAAGTAAGCGGCCTCGACTCGGGAGCCGACGATTATCTTGCAAAACCGTTTGAAATTGAAGAACTGCTTGCGCGCATGAGAGCCGTTATGCGCCGAAACGAAGCAAATGATGAACCGCTTAAACTGCGCGGCATAGAACTCAACCGGGACAGCATGGAAGTAAAAATAAATAAAGAGCGCATCGCACTTTCGAAAACCGAATACCTTTTGCTTAAAACATTCATCGAAAATAAAAACGTCGTGCTCAGCCGCGACAAAATCATAAACGCCGTATGGGGCGAAAATCATTATATCGACGAAAATTCGGTCGATGTATACGTACGCTACCTGCGCTCGAAAATCGACGACAAAGCCGGAGAAGAATATATTTCAACTGTGCGCGGCGCAGGCTACGTTATGCGGGATACCTCCGATGAAAACTGACGGCTTTCCCGTGCGGCACCGCATACGCATATCGACGGTAAAGCGCCTGGCGATGAAATTTTCTCTTTTGCTTGCCGCAATCGTCGCCTTGTTTTCCGTCGGAATCGTTTTGCTTTTGCGCGCAAACATACGGCAGAGGCAAAACCGCGAACTCGTTTCGGCAGCCAAGGCGATTGCGGCATCCGGCGAGCACGGGCGTGGGCGCGAATACGATACCGAACTTCCGTACTACATTACCTTTGCCGTATATAAAAACGGCACTCAGGAAATTATCGCGACGAACGATCCTTTTTTGCCGGTGCTGCCCGTAACGGCAAAGCGCGCCGAACGCTATACGGCCAAAAACTATTTTATCGACGGCGATTTGAATATTTTGTATTATGCGGTCGCTTTCGGGAGAGGAAACGAATATGTCGTTCAAACGGCACTCAATATGGATTCCGACACTGCCGAATCGATTGTTTCCGATGTGCCGTACATTCTTGCGCTGCTGAGCCTTCCGCTGCTTGTTATCACGTATTTTGCCGCCTTTTTTATCGCCAAGCGCACGATGAAAAACGTGCGTTCCATGACCGAAGCGGCAAAGAACATAAGCGCTTCAAAGCTCGGCGAGCGGCTGCCGGTTACGGAAAAAGGCGACGACTTTGACGAACTTGCAAAAACGTTCAACGATTTGCTTTCCCGTCTTCAAACCGATTTTGAGCGCGAAAGGCGTTTTACCGCCGACGTATCGCATGAATTGAAGACGCCCCTTGCCGTCATGCTCGGGCATGCGAATCTTTTACGCCGCTGGGGAAAGGACGATCCGGAGCAGTTGGAAAAATCGCTTTCGGCTTTGATCCGCGAAGTGCACTCGATGGAATCGATTGTTGCCAATTTACTTCGGCTTTCGCAGCTGGAAAACGCGCGTGCGGAATTTCACGCTTCGGCCGTCGATGTTCACGCACTGTTCGAACGCCTTATCGGCGATACAAAAGCCTACGCCCCCGAAGCGGATTTTTCCGTTCAAGCCGGAATAAAAACCGTATATGCCGACGAAGAACTTTTATATCAGGCTTGCACGATTGTAATTTCAAACAGCATAAAATTTGCAGGCAAAAAAGTGCATATACGGCTTTCCGCCGAAGAATCCGTTTTGCGCGGCTTTTGCGATATTGCGATTGTTGATGACGGCCCCGGCATAGAAGCCGAAAAACTGCCGCATATTTTCGAACGTTTTTACCGCGGCGACGAATCTCATACGCGCAGTGCCGGCGGCGCAGGTTTGGGCTTATCGATCGTTAAAAGCATTATGGGAGAACTCGGCGGTTCCGCACGCGCCGAAAGCACGGCGGGCGAGGGGACACTCATCGTTTTGCGCGTACCGCAAAAGAGTGCGGTCAGCTTAAGCTGAATTCGGAGCTGAGAACGCATTGCATGCCGCGTTCTTCCATGCGCGAAATAAAGCGTTCAGAAACTTTTTCGAAGCCGGCGACCGAAGACGTGCAGTCGCGCAAAAGCACAAACGAAGAGGGCGGAATATACGCCGACAGATCCTGCACGGTATTCGCGACGCAGTGCGAAAGCGCTTCGCCCGCGATCACAATGCGGTCGGCTTTTTTAAGCTTATTGATGAGCGTAAAATTCATAAGCGTTGAAGGGTCTTCAGAGTCTCCGACTTCCGCCTGCAAAGCGCTGTAATGATCGGTATACGGATTCAAGCCCTTCAGGATATAGTCCGCGTCGGCAAAAACGCGTTCGTGTTCCCATTCGCTGACGGCGTCCCACACGTTTTTTTCGACCGCCATGCCGGAAGAACCTTTGAGGCAATGGGGCGGCCACAAAGTTAAATTATAGCGCCCCTTTGCTTCAAGTTCCTGCAGGTATTTTTCGATGCGTGTTTCGGCCGCTTTATCGGCGGGACGGAATTTCCCGATCGTGTAATCGGCATAGGTAATTTCGGTAAAGGGCTCGGGCGTATTGCCGTTCCGGTCTTTCCAAAAGATCGGGTGCGCTATATGATGATACGGATGACAATCAAGCGTAATGTGAATCGAATCGATTTTTGCGGCATTTGCGCGGATAAAAGATGCGGTGTGTGCGCAATCGCGCGGCGATCCGGGAATGAATAATGTTCCCTCCGGAGAACAAAAATCATTCTGGGGGTCTATAAGCAGCAACGCATTCACCATGCAAAAATCATAACATTTTTGAAAGCGCTTGTCAACGTTTCGGTTTTTCAGTTATACTGACTCACATGAACCTTGAAGCTTTTGTATTGGGCTGCGGCGGAATGATGCCGCTGCCGTACCGTCACTTAACTTCGGTGCTGCTCAGACGGGAAGGGCAGCTTTTTTTATTCGACGGAGGTGAAGGAACGCAAGTATCGCTCCGCCGGCTTAATTTAAAATGGAAAAAAATACACGCGATTTTTGTGAGTCATACGCACGCCGACCATGTAACCGGTCTTCCCGGTATATTAATGCTTTCTTCTCAAGTGGAACGCGACGAGCCTTTGTATATTTACGGACCGCCGAAAATCGCCGAATACATTGAAACGAGCCGTTCCGTTTTGGATATGTATATAAATTACCCGATTATCGTAAAAGAAATAGAAGCTCCCT is a window encoding:
- a CDS encoding HAMP domain-containing sensor histidine kinase, which produces MKTDGFPVRHRIRISTVKRLAMKFSLLLAAIVALFSVGIVLLLRANIRQRQNRELVSAAKAIAASGEHGRGREYDTELPYYITFAVYKNGTQEIIATNDPFLPVLPVTAKRAERYTAKNYFIDGDLNILYYAVAFGRGNEYVVQTALNMDSDTAESIVSDVPYILALLSLPLLVITYFAAFFIAKRTMKNVRSMTEAAKNISASKLGERLPVTEKGDDFDELAKTFNDLLSRLQTDFERERRFTADVSHELKTPLAVMLGHANLLRRWGKDDPEQLEKSLSALIREVHSMESIVANLLRLSQLENARAEFHASAVDVHALFERLIGDTKAYAPEADFSVQAGIKTVYADEELLYQACTIVISNSIKFAGKKVHIRLSAEESVLRGFCDIAIVDDGPGIEAEKLPHIFERFYRGDESHTRSAGGAGLGLSIVKSIMGELGGSARAESTAGEGTLIVLRVPQKSAVSLS
- a CDS encoding lipid II:glycine glycyltransferase FemX, with the translated sequence MLSVQARLLTNDKLSAACGTAPVDAAYDAGALYADGRYGQSFLQSAFWADFKALHGWKPLRFELTVCSDAPSVRAALAAAADKTQSASFELSVLLRSFKRFFSIAYIPLGPGASLLELPQDELQSFWIRTAEAVKPFLPKNTLCLRFDPPLDFHSLDERDAFVRLISKPLVKSLADIQPPDTTVLDLTLSEDELSANMKPKWRYNIRLAEKKGVSVKACGEDGIDIFYALYEQTAKRDGIALHAKDYYRSLLRLAKSEGARSACTCTLYIAEHEGEALAAVIVLFWGKEAVYLYGASSNNKRNFMSAYLLQWTAIRDAKKALCTSYDFYGMPPTDDENHPMHGLYRFKTGFGGKIIHRPGSIDFPLSKLYAPFSFAEKLRLFYYKKIKKLFRR
- the metG gene encoding methionine--tRNA ligase; protein product: MNRRLITSALPYVNNVPHLGNLIQVLSADVFARFCRSRGYKTLYVCGTDEYGTATETKALEEGKTPKQLCDYYHAIHKDIYEWFAIDFDYFGRTSSPQQTEIVQSLFKDLDKRGYISEHTIEQLYCPDCKRFLADRYVRGTCPHCGYEDARGDQCEHCGKLLEPTELNEPRCSTCSHTPVLKSTKHLYINLPAIQKEYTPWMKEASEKGMWAKNAVQMTQAWIRDGLHERAITRDLKWGIPVPKPGFEDKVFYVWFDAPIGYISITKALCDKLAQDARDGTIPADKVPDWKSWWLPEESAAADAKEKVDLFQFIGKDNIPFHTVIFPSTLIGSGKNWTKLFHMSSTEYLNYESGKFSKSKGVGVFGSDAKESGIPADMWRFYIFYNRPEKSDTQFTWKDFQEKVNSELVGNLANLVNRTTTFIARYYGGKIPEGKKDSALWAQVLEAEKRITELYEWADLKDAFREVFALASVANKAFQDGEPWKARTDNPEKAASLLRDLCYIIKDLMILLYPVMPQYAERVLGFFGKTGRTHTAGKDPVPNALLWDDLGKTEGISEVVHTEIIFTPLDDKQTENYRTRYSGTQAERAGKGGAASQSAAGAAKGSAAAETAQKQAKSAPKQPEPVKDPAAHFNRFIALKTAKIIKAEKHPEADKLYIETLDDGSGTERVILSGLVPYFSAEELTGRDIIIADNLKPRKMRGIESRGMLLAADYTDSSGKECVEILGCPGAAPGTPVVLEGSDPASEKPAEIDADTFFACPINVADNCVTVGGVPLVAAGKKITTVYTVNGEVH
- a CDS encoding response regulator transcription factor, translated to MRVLIVEDDSGIADFLQLELEHEGFEVLHAEDGRKALELFESGSPDIILLDIMLPKLNGLEVLRRIRKTSRVPVIMLTARGDTLDKVSGLDSGADDYLAKPFEIEELLARMRAVMRRNEANDEPLKLRGIELNRDSMEVKINKERIALSKTEYLLLKTFIENKNVVLSRDKIINAVWGENHYIDENSVDVYVRYLRSKIDDKAGEEYISTVRGAGYVMRDTSDEN